Genomic window (Nicotiana sylvestris chromosome 7, ASM39365v2, whole genome shotgun sequence):
tttctccaatcccaagtcaaaatTGTAGAGTTTATATCAGCTTGGCTTTCTTCGATCACTGATCTCGAGAATTGTATGATAGTCCCCGAGTTAAGCTCATCATCTTTGATCGATGACCCcaagtttgcaagggcatcggcctcgTTGTTCTGTTATCGAGGTATGTGTTGAAAGGTCCACTCCTTAAATCGATGTAAAGTTACCTGTAGCTTGTCTAAGTACCTCTACGTTCGATCTTCTCGGACTTCAAAAGTTCTGTTGACTTGGTTTACCATGGGTAGGGAATCATATTTAGGCTCGATGACCTCTGCTCCCAAACTTTTAGCCAGctcgagacctacaatcatggcctcatactcggcctcattgttagttaagtttgaagttttgatagattgtctaattatATTATCCGTGGGCAGCTTCAGAATGATTCCCAGCCCAGACCCTTTCACGTTCAAACATTGTCCGTGAAGAGGATCCATACCCCTGATGATGTACTCAATTTTAATAACCGGTCCTTTCGACCTCGGGTACAAGGGCTGGCGTGAAGTCAactaagatttgagacttgatggttgttcggggttgatactcaatATAGTACCCGCTAAGTtccatggcccatttggccaaacGCCCCGAAAGTTTGGGTTTATACAAAATATTTCAAAGGGGATAGGTAGTTACAACACATATTGGGTGACATTGGAAATacggttttaatttcctagaggcacttattaaagcaagagctaatttttctaagtgaggatACCTAGTTTTGGCCTCACCTAAGATCAGACTAATATAGTAAACAGAGAATtacgtaccttgttcttctcggactaGGACCCCTCTTACCGCTATTTCTGAGACCGCCAAGTATAAGTAGAGTTGCTCATCCGCTTTTGGGGTGTGAAGCAGCGGAGGGCTTAACATGTATCGTTTTAGTTCTTCTAAGGCTTGTTGGCATTCCGAGGTCCATGAAAAATTGCTCTTCTTCTTAAGCAGTAAGAAGAACCGTCGACTTCTATCtgaggacctcgagatgaatcgctCTAGGGCGACTATGCTCCTGGTCAGCCTCTATACGATCCTCAGGTTATCCACGACTTTGATATcctcgatagctttgattttatcagggttgatctcgatcccgcGATTGGACACCATGAAGTCGAGAAACTTGCTCGAGCCGACCCCGAATTCACACTTTTgtgggttgagtttcatgttgtaccTCCTTAGTATATCGAAAGTCTCcagcaaatgtttcaaatggtcctttGTTCACAGgaacttaactagcatgtcatcaatataaacttccatagatttccctatttgttcttcgaatatTTGATTTACTAGGTGTTGATAAGTTTCACCAGCATTtttcagtccgaacggcattacgttataacaataggtgccgtatttagtgataaacgaagtcttttcctgatcctctgGGTTCATCTGTATTTGATTGTACccagagtaggcatcgagaaaactggaAATCTCATGGCCGGTCGTAGCGTCGATGATGCGATCGATGTTCGGCAAAGGAAAGGTATCCATAGGATAggccttgttcaagtccttatagTCTATGCACATTCTAAGTTAATTTCCCTTCTTAGGGACTACCGCTACATTTGCTAATCATTCGAGATATTTTAATTCCTGAATGGAccatattttgagaagtttggtcaCCTCGTCCTTGTTGAATGTATGCTTAACCTCGGACTGGGGTCTTCTCTTTTGCCTTACTAGATGGAACTTCGGGTCCAAGCTTAGTTGATGGATGGTGATCTCTGGTGGGATCCCTGTTATATCGAGATGGGACCAAGCTAAACAATCTATGTTATCTAAAAGAAATTGAATACATTTTTTCCTGAGCTTGGGAGTTAACCCTGTGCCCAGATATACCATTAGATTGGGCAGATGCTCGATCAGTGTGAtttgttccagctcttcgactgtTGACTTTGTTGCGTTAGAATTATCAGGGATTATGAAGGTTTgaggtatcatataatcatcATCCTCAAAGGTTTCCTGCTTCTACGATCGGGCCAAGGCTGGTGACTatggttgctatttgacttccTGCTTTCCCTTTGACTCTGATCCCTTTGTTGATGAAAGCGTCGATACCGATATCACTTCGTCGATTGCAAATATTTCTTTGGCAGCGAGTTGTTCACCGTACACCGTTTTGACTCCTTCCGATGTTGGGAACTTCAGGACTTGATGAAGAGTCGAGGGCACTACCATCATgttatggatccaaggccttccgagcagtgcgttgtacctcatgtcaccctcGATCACATGGAACTTTGTTTCTTGGATAGTCCCGACCACATTTACTAGCAAAATGATTTCACCTTTGGTGGCTTcacttgtcatgttgaagctgTTAAGTACTCGAGTTGCTCTACGACCCTTGATCgaataatattggccgagctacctggatcaatcaacacacgtttaaattgaattttattcataaggatagatattaccagtgcgtcgttatgaGCCTGTTTGATCCCTTCTGTATCCTCGTCATTAAAAGACAAGGCCCCTTCTGGTAAGTAGTGCCGAGCCCATTTTTCTCTTGTAATTGTCAACTTGGTGCGTTTGAATACCGGTccttgaggaatatcgaccccTTCAACGATCATGTGAATAACATGTAGTGGCTCTTCTTGTGTCTGTTTGAATCTCTATTTTTGAACTGATTCTTGGCTcgatcacttaagaattctcaAAGGTGCCCCTCGTTGAACAACCAGGCTATTTCCTCCGTTAGTTGTCTGCAATCTTCTATTTTATGGCCATGGGTGCCCTGATACATGCATATTTGGTTTGCGTTTCTTTGGTCCAGATCGGTCTACAGAGGTCGAGTCCACCTGATCTTTGATACGCCCAATGGCGGAAGCATCTAAGCTGAAGTTATATTCTGACAGTTGAGGTGCTTCTTTGGACCCGACATCTGTATCGAAACCActcttgctcatgagtccccgggAGCTTTGTCCCCAATCATTCCTTCTATCATTCCGAACGGGGTTGTATCTGGGCCCGCTATTTCTCCGATCTCTCCCGTATGGCTGATATCGGTCTCTGTTCGATCGTGGTTCTCTATCGACATCCCTTTTAACTCTGTCCACGGGCCTGCTGGGATCAATAGAACCAATTGGATCCTCCAGTTAATCGCCTTCGACCCTAATATTCGACTGATATCGATTATGTACATCAGACCAAGTGACGGAatgatattcgatcaaattctgcTTTAATTGTTGAGAAGCTGTGGAACTTCGTTCGTTGAGATCTTGAGTGAAGGCTCGAGCAACCCAATCATTGGTGACCGTTGGCAAATCCATCCATTTCATTTGAAATCAAGgtacgaattccctgagcatctTGTTGTCTTTTTGCCTTACCTTAAATAGGTCCGACTTTCTAGTTTCAACCTTAATGGATCCAGTTTGCGCCTTTACAAAGGAATCTGTAAGCATAGCAAATGAATTTGAATTTCTTCAGCAACATAGATTCAAtttcgtcatcttccaagtcatttcctttaatGATGCATGTATACGAGGTAACATGTTCATTCGAATCAGTTGTCCTGTTATACTTCGGAATCTTGGACATATGGAACTTCTTGGGgattggcttcggagccgcacttagGGGGAAGGGTTTTTGTACAAGCTTTTTAGAATCTAGCCCTTTCAATATCGGAGGCTCCctcgggatttggtcgaccctagaaTTATAAGTTTCCACTTTCTTATCAttttcctcgatcttcttttccctaGTCTTGATTCGCTTTGTCAGTTCCTCGAGAATTTTTACGATAGCAGGTTTTGTCTCCGATTCTCCTCCATTCGATCTCTTTGGCATCGATTCAGCTCTATGAACAACTTCTTGCGATGGCTCGAGCTCAATCCTACTCGGTGCACGATTCTAATTTTGGAGTTGTGCTATTGCAGCTTGTTGATTCTGCAATATTTcgaatatcattcgaaggctaattcTGTCTTCTTCACCACTCTGTGCGTTTTGATAGGTTGTTCGAGCATCTATGCGGATGCTATTTTCAGGATCGACGCCCAAATTTCCATTAATGGCAATATGGGAGCTGACATCAATAGGGTCCACGGCCGGAGCTCCATCGGGGTTGACTGGAGGTACTTCATTTCCTGAGGAGGCTATGTTTTCGTTCTCGCTTTGAAGACCAAGGCCATTGTCTATGTGTGTGGGCActacttgagagtttgacatgttgatcctagaatcaaagacacttcaaagaaTATGCGTAAAATAGTGTGTTTTATGAAAATTGtaccaggcaatcactattatccttagctccacggtgggcgccaaactgtttaccctaaaaatcagataaaaattaaactaataagtggttttaaggatatgtgatttcacttggCACGAACTGATAAATATAAGAATTAATGCTAGGAATTgacaataaaataaagcaaaccaatGTGATGAACAATTATGACCCTTGAGCTAATCGCCCTCGAACCAACTGAACAAACTATTGAGAGTATGAACTAGACAATAGAGCTTGCAAAAGATAAAGTGTgatatattgctttgatatgcgtgaaTGTAAGGTGATTACAAATGATTaagaccctctttatatagtagaggaatcctatttaCGGTATAATTCTAATTACAGAAGGAAATCTCATGTTTAGCTAAATAACCGTTCTTGATTTGATCTGCTCCAGGATTTCCGCCATGATTCTCGACCAATcacggatatctcgcctttccgTTATTATGCTATCTTCGGCCTCGCTCGATGCCTATCCCGTTTGATCCCGATCATCACTGGTGTTGATCTTGAAAGGAATTTCGTATCCCGAACTCAGTACTTTATCCTCATGTCTTGGTCTGACATGCTACGGGGCAGATCCTCGACCTATCCCCTGGTCCCGGTTAATCAGTGAAATTGGGTGGGCccgatttttaccgtatacagtaagttttatttatttttagtgaATTATATAAATACAACATTTAGACTAAAGTTACTGAGTACGGCCGAACTCATATCATGCTATGTCGTTGTTCATAATTTGAATTGGAGATTGGTGACTGATACTTAGACATAAGATTGGTCTTAGCAAAGATGATGATCATATGTTAGCCATAAAAATATAACCATAAGGATTTGTGGAACATTGAAAGTTTGTAGTAACGCTTTTAATGTTAATAATGAGAGTCAGAGCTCAAGTAAATTTGTGTACGCAAGACAACCCTTTTTTGTGTAAATTTATAGATATCTATTCTCTCTTTTTTCCTAAAATGTTTTCATTCCAATTAGAGCTTTACTTAGTCGTTTAGGGCCATAACTTACCAATTAGGTTAAGTACACAAACTATTCAGGGTAGTTTCTCTATATCAGGCCATATATAGGCAGTGGCGAGCCAAATAAAAGTGCAAGAATGTTACATCTGCTACTACACTAAGTATTTTTCTTATGTCAAGAGGTAATAActtttatatatacaaaaatatatattacCCATTCTCGAACTGCAAAAAAATAAAGCACTTAATTAGCCATTAATGTCTTTCTTAGGAATCGTAGGAAAAAAATATGTAGATATATGTTGCAGATGTAATTAATTAAATAAGAATGTGTTTTCTCTAACAAAGAGACGGTCACACAATTTTTATATTGTATTAAAGGAGACGAGAGGTCCTTGGTTCGACTCTCACCGTCACCcattaacaaacaaaaaaatcacaTATTTGTCtcataaaaaaaaatcaagtatGGACGGTAGAAATAGATAATTAAGTAACACACTTCAAGggcaaagaagagaagagaaataTTTTGTCAACTCAtatacctccccccccccccccaaagtaAGAATATAATTCTAAGATTTACAacccgtttggattggcttattttaagtgtttttaagtcattttgtagtgtttggatagagtaaaaaagtgcttttaagcacttgtttttaagttaaaatgacaaaaacaagccaaaagctagaattcctaatttatggcttaaaagctattttagctttaaaatcacttaaaataagCTCATCCAAACTTATATTGCTCTATTACTTGTTCTTTATCacgaaaaaagaaaatgaaaaagggggATTATTTTAAAAGCTTCCCTCGGATTTGATTTCGTAACTCTAACACCTCTTGTAGTTTACTAATATATTATGCATCCGTCctttagtttaattttttttgtcaCAAGTCCTTTAAACCTATCtattataaatataaaattcaaCTCTTTAAGTAAgcatgatttttttattttatttttgtgggggagggggaggggggtgGGGGGTTCTTATCATGGATATGCGATAGGTGAGAGGAAAAGATTAATCACAATAAAAGagcatttctaactcaaataattAAGGGGAAAATAACAAAATCATAAATTGTTGATTTTAGCCTTTCTTTTCACCACATTCTTGATTAAGTAAGTTTCGAAAAAAGATTCAGATTTTTACTTAAAAGTAATTAAAAAAAGAATGATTAAAACAgctttaaccaaaaaaaaaatgaaattaccAAATGTGTAAATATTAAGTAGTATTGACTAATACAGTACTAATTGTTAAGGAAAATGTAGTAGGGTTTCCCTTCCTATCACACGCCGTGACGAGGGTGGAAATTTCTAAGTGTTGAACCCCTCTTTCAGTTATTTCACTCGTTTTTTACTCCTTTCGCTCTCCTCCCctacccctcccccccccccccccacaaaaccAACCCAACCCACCCACAACCCCCACCCCACCCCTTTTTTCCTCATATTTTAACTCTTTAAATACTCAGCTAGACCAAACCATGACATGCACAAAGTAAAGGCATCAAAAAacctagagagagagagagagagagtgaaaaagaaaaagaaaaaaaacacaaataTTTGAAGATTAGTGTTTGTAAAAATGGAGATGTATGATAGTAATAATCTACTACCACCAGGATTTAGGTTCTATCCTACAGAAGAGGAATTGGTGGATTTTTATCTGAGAAATAAGCTTAATGGCAAAAGAGAATTAGACATTCAACGTGTTATACCTGTTGTTAATATATATCAACACAATCCATGTCAACTCCCAGGTTATTGCATCTCCATATATATCCTTTTAATTTGCATCATAATTCTttcttcacacacacacacactatatatGATACTCAAAACCATTCAATATAAGTTTATCCTTTTGTTCAATTTTAATTATGTTAATTATTTTTTTGATATGTGATGGTTTAATTATTATATCAAACATCATTTTTTGCAGTCTAAAAGATTAAGAATTTGTTATTAACCTTCGTTTTATGAGATTTTTCCGAGTCATTTGTTTTTGATTGCTAAACCTAATCTTCCTAGAGAAAGAAaacctaatttttttttttttttttgtagaattTACCTTACATGCACTTGACAacaattttaaaatttttttacATTATTAGTGTATTTTGACCTGTTGCACATGTTAACTATATCACTACTACCAGGACAATGGaagcggatccaggatttaagcTCTATGATTCAATTTTTAATGTTCTTAGCATGGAACCcattgtatttttaaagttatgaattcatatctactatttgttGCAATTTCAATAgaattttacacataaatttaaaACCCGCATCAAAAGTACTGGATTCAGATGAATCCGATGGTAGTATGTTGCATCCGCCTATGAGGGACAACTACCTCTAGCTATCTTAGATGACCTAGCTAatagtgtaatttttttttatagaagTTAGACTCTTTTTTTAACCTTTCTTCTTCTCAATGTGATTCTTGAAAACCAGAAATGGCAGGAGAAGGAATTCGAAATGACTCAGAGCAATGGTTTTTCTTCATTCCAATTCAAGATAGGGAAGCTAGAGGAGGGAGACCTACTAGGCTTACAACAGAAGGATATTGGAAAGCTACTGGAACTCCTGGTTATGTATATTCATCCAATAATAGAATTATTGGAGGCAAAAGAACTATGGTTTTCTATAAAGGAAGAGCTCCAAATGGGAAGAAAACCCTGTGGAAGATGAATGAGTATAAAGCCAGTGATGGAGAAGCTTCAGCAACAAATAGTGTTACAAATTTAAAGGTCAGTTGCTCCctcaaaaaattagggtttttaactaGCTAGATGTACTTCTAATCAAATCTCTCTATAACGGTATCGTTTGtcctttaattttattttattctgcTTCTATGACACGAAATGTTGTCATAGGAAACATATAGTATAAGATAACATGAAAAATCGGTTCCAAACAAAACTAGGTTATTTTAGTAAAATAGTGGTATAAAAAATGAATGTTATAGAGTGATTTGACGGTTTATACTCCTCCGTTCCAAGTTAGTTGTCATGTTTCACTTCTTGAGAGTCAATTTGAATAATCGTTGGAGCTAAATTAAATTAGATCAACTCAATATTTTAAACTTAAAATTTAGATATTCAAAAACTATACAAAAATTACTGCAAGCTGTTGTGATGAAAAAATACATTTTAAAGTAATGATCAAAGTTCACGTAGCTTGACTGTCGAGAAGCAAAACACGACAACAAATTCGGGATGGAGGGTTTATATACTTCTTCCATGTCATTTTATGTGAAGGTGTTTGACCAGATTTTTAAAACTTGTGATCTATCATCATTAGACATTTCTGTTGTTACAAATTACTGTATCATCAAGGTAAGATCAAATTGCTGACTTCTATTATCTAGTTTCTTGATATAAGCAAGATTCTTCTTATAACtgaaactcaaaattttcatGTGTTAATAGAAATAGCTTATTCATAGGCGGATCCACGATTTAAAAATATAGGCGTACTgtcatcctttttttttttttaaatatgggTGTCCCACTAGCCACACAAAATATGAGCGTACATACAATCAGTTTGGTCGATTTTAGGGTTATGAAGTGTTGGtcatataaaaaaattattattgacCCGAGTTCGATTCAATCAATTAAATAAAATTGGAAGCAAATTTGGAAATAAAATACTAACAAGTCAGGAAAAGCGCATCATTTATTATATTAATTTGAAGAAAATTAAGCTTTTTTTCCGGAAGaaattaaaacaaaagaaaatgagaTAAAAAGAGGGTCACAAATGTAAAAAATGAGAGATGATTTTCACACAGATATTTTTAACAGTGATTGTATGAATGACAAAATCTTCAGTGGCTTAAGCTAAATCAGTGAACCGTTTAATTTGTCATGTATATGAGCTCACAGtttaatatataattattttaaacataatatgtatatataattttttaggATTTTAGCCAATAATTCCCCACAACGAAGCACATAGATCCGCCCCACATCATACATATGTCTGTTTCTCAAGGTTGTAACAATTGTAACATGTTGTGATGATTGCACTGAAGGTGGAACTGACAAGAAAGCATAACCAATATAATTAATGTACTTGATTGATCATTTTTTTTATACAGATCCAGTGAATTTTATGTTTGAATACTGTAGTCAAACCTTTTTATAATAGTTTTATTTGTTCCAATATTTTTTGGCTGCTATAATGAAGTATTATTATAAAGAACGGATATATATTAAAACATAATATGAAGAATGGTTTTAAAAATAACTTAACAGTTATAGTAAAGTGTTGTTATAAAGGATGTTTGTTATAAAGAGGTCTGACTGTATTTATAATAATAAGATAAAAAGTGAAGTTTAacaataatttattttcaaatataaaaaaataattcttGAAACTAAAAGGGAAAGTATACCAGATCAAATAAGACAAAGAAAGTATCTTGCAAGTGTTAGATTTATGTAATATACTTTGCCAGCTTTTTTATTCCCCTTCCTGTCTAGATCTCTCCAACCAaaagtaaaaataattaaaaagagaGGCAGATTCAGGATTTGAAGTGACGGGGCATTACTATCAAATAAAAGTTTGAGTAAATAATGGATAATTAGGAACTGAATCCAAGCAAGTAAAAGTTAATTTGTACCCCTCAAATCAACCAATGCAGTTGTCTAAACTTTAAGTTTTAAGGTGTCAATCAAAATATATACATGTTATATGTTTTTTGAAATTACCGAGGACCGTGAATCCTCCCTTTTTAGTTCATAACGAATGAACCTCCGGATGAAGAAAAAATTTTCCCTCCAATTTTACTAAACCATGGGATCCCCGAGTAGTTTATCGGACAAATTGAGCTGTCATGACGATACCTTTCAACATCGGAAAAGACTtctcttcatcacgagaatgctTAAGGGTAGGTCCGCCTCTGATTCCCCTATATATAGGTCACAATGATCTAACATGACAATAATTAAATGCTCTCTTTATGCTCTACCACACATTAAAAATAAGTTTAAGATCTTTTTCTTGCTCATATGTATAgatataatatatgtattttaattttgatttttaacCATCAAATTAATATGGTGCTCAAGCGATTTCTTTCTCTCACCCTGTAGCCTACTAAAAttctttttattattgttattttagtACCACCTTGAAGTGGCAGAGGATTTGATATAAACCCTACTTAgtaaattaaaatccaaaaaataaaaagagggaCATAAAACCTAGCCTCCACAAAAACAAGGTTTGAATTGGACAAGCACAATAATATACAAAATGTCTGCATGTGCTTGGAATTATATGTTGGGATCTAATTTAAGCAGTGTAAGGATTGGTAGGGAAGACTTTTCCTTATCTCAAATATATATATTACACAAAAAAACAAAATATCATCTAAGCAAACTTATTCATTTAAGCCATAGCCTACTAAAGTATTCATTTGCTTGAAAATTTATGTTTCTTTTGTTCCTCTTGTTATTATGTAGAGCTTTTACAAATTTTATGAAACTGTCATGATTAGATACTAAgctatgtttctttctttctttctttacttGTAAACAATGAAAAGTTCTAGCTTccttaaaaattatatatatgacCATAATATCTAGA
Coding sequences:
- the LOC104247381 gene encoding NAC domain-containing protein 90-like, whose product is MEMYDSNNLLPPGFRFYPTEEELVDFYLRNKLNGKRELDIQRVIPVVNIYQHNPCQLPEMAGEGIRNDSEQWFFFIPIQDREARGGRPTRLTTEGYWKATGTPGYVYSSNNRIIGGKRTMVFYKGRAPNGKKTLWKMNEYKASDGEASATNSVTNLKLRHEFSLCRMYKKSKCVRAFDRRPPGFGIIEGTVVPPQPLNAVGDDEATPSNQNINPPNDKNLLAQNVYLMESSSSGEEHARTSQPVETSNDLDFSDVPLWDWDCHFI